A section of the Spirosoma pollinicola genome encodes:
- a CDS encoding M3 family oligoendopeptidase → MTANQSLNLPARPTRSFIGETIELTSWDDVKPLYEELLDRSIDNADELKQWLIDRSELESYLSENFAWRYIRMTCDTANEKLVDQLNFFIAEIQPAMTTYGNDLDLKAVNSPFLSQLTDDGYDVMVRGMKKAIEIYRDENIPLQTELQTEERKYGAIVGAMTVQIDGREMTLPEASDRIQSTDRAVREEAWRKIWERRYQDHSTLDELFDRLRDLRHQIAVNAGFANFRDYSFAALGRFDYTPEDCFNFHESVAEAVVPFVNKLAKERKEKLARADVSVDLLRPWDAKVDVEGRPALKPFATGNELLEKAITCFDRLDKELGDDLRIMRAMGHLDLESRKGKAPGGYNYPLEEIGVPFIFMNATSSLRDLVTMVHEGGHAVHSFLTRDLVLKAFRNPPMEVAELASMSMELLSMDHWDVFFDNPDELRRAKLQHLESIIETLPWVATIDKFQHWIYEHPTHTDAERRENWLRIYNQFADSITNWDGFAFYQEYLWQRQLHLYEVPFYYIEYGIAQLGAIGVWRNYRRDPKAGLAGYKKALSLGYKASIGEIYAAADVPFDFSHDHIQELMGFVWGEIEILKSVDI, encoded by the coding sequence ATGACAGCAAATCAATCACTTAATCTGCCTGCCCGGCCAACACGTTCCTTTATTGGGGAGACTATCGAATTGACCAGTTGGGACGATGTAAAACCACTCTATGAGGAATTATTGGATCGCTCGATTGATAATGCCGATGAACTAAAACAGTGGCTCATTGACCGAAGCGAACTGGAATCATACCTGTCCGAAAACTTCGCCTGGCGCTACATTCGCATGACCTGCGATACGGCCAACGAGAAATTGGTTGATCAGCTAAATTTCTTCATTGCCGAAATCCAGCCAGCCATGACTACGTATGGCAACGACCTTGACCTTAAAGCCGTAAACAGCCCTTTTCTGAGTCAATTGACCGATGATGGCTACGATGTGATGGTGCGGGGTATGAAGAAAGCCATTGAGATATATCGGGACGAAAATATTCCGTTGCAAACCGAGCTTCAAACTGAAGAGCGTAAGTACGGGGCCATTGTTGGGGCCATGACAGTGCAAATCGATGGCCGCGAAATGACCCTGCCCGAAGCCAGCGACCGAATTCAATCGACGGATCGCGCTGTACGCGAAGAAGCCTGGCGCAAAATCTGGGAACGGCGTTATCAGGATCACTCAACGCTTGACGAACTGTTTGACCGCCTGCGCGATTTGCGGCATCAAATAGCGGTCAACGCTGGGTTTGCCAACTTTCGGGATTATTCGTTTGCCGCCCTTGGCCGATTCGATTACACCCCCGAAGACTGTTTCAATTTCCACGAATCGGTCGCCGAGGCCGTTGTGCCTTTTGTGAACAAACTTGCCAAAGAGCGCAAAGAGAAACTGGCGCGGGCCGACGTTTCGGTTGATCTATTACGTCCCTGGGATGCCAAGGTCGATGTGGAGGGTCGTCCGGCGTTGAAACCGTTCGCAACCGGAAACGAACTTCTCGAAAAAGCGATCACGTGTTTTGACCGACTCGATAAAGAACTGGGCGACGATTTGCGGATCATGCGGGCAATGGGCCACCTCGATCTGGAATCGCGTAAGGGAAAGGCACCGGGTGGTTATAATTATCCGCTCGAAGAAATTGGTGTACCCTTTATTTTTATGAACGCTACCTCCAGCCTGCGCGACCTGGTAACGATGGTACACGAAGGCGGTCATGCCGTTCACTCTTTCCTGACCCGCGATTTGGTCTTAAAGGCATTCCGTAACCCGCCGATGGAAGTGGCTGAATTAGCGTCGATGAGTATGGAGTTGCTGTCGATGGATCATTGGGATGTATTTTTTGACAATCCTGATGAACTCCGCCGGGCCAAACTTCAACACCTCGAATCTATTATTGAGACCTTACCCTGGGTGGCTACCATCGACAAGTTTCAGCACTGGATTTATGAGCATCCTACCCACACAGACGCCGAACGTCGGGAGAACTGGCTTCGGATTTACAACCAGTTTGCCGATTCTATAACCAATTGGGATGGGTTCGCCTTTTATCAGGAATACCTGTGGCAGCGGCAGTTACATCTATATGAAGTACCCTTTTACTACATCGAATACGGCATTGCGCAACTGGGCGCTATTGGCGTTTGGCGTAACTACCGACGCGATCCGAAAGCTGGTTTGGCCGGGTACAAAAAAGCGCTGAGTTTAGGCTACAAAGCATCAATTGGTGAGATTTACGCAGCAGCCGATGTGCCCTTCGATTTTTCTCATGACCATATTCAGGAGTTAATGGGCTTTGTTTGGGGTGAGATTGAAATCTTAAAAAGTGTTGACATATAA
- a CDS encoding BlaI/MecI/CopY family transcriptional regulator, protein MKPTDSELEILHILWFNGPSTVRQVHEKLSQSRDIGYTTALKLMQIMHEKGFLSREEDARSHTYAAIVSEEDTQRNLVDRFVETAFRGSASKLVMQILGQHKASREELDEIKKLLNDLNQDLSE, encoded by the coding sequence ATGAAGCCCACTGACTCTGAACTAGAAATACTGCATATACTTTGGTTCAATGGCCCCAGCACAGTACGACAAGTACACGAAAAGCTGAGCCAAAGCCGCGATATAGGGTATACAACGGCCTTAAAACTCATGCAGATTATGCACGAAAAGGGTTTTTTATCCCGCGAAGAAGATGCCCGCTCGCATACATACGCGGCCATCGTGAGCGAAGAAGATACCCAGCGCAATTTGGTGGATCGTTTTGTAGAAACGGCCTTTCGGGGTTCGGCGTCCAAATTAGTGATGCAGATATTGGGTCAGCATAAAGCCTCGCGGGAGGAACTGGATGAGATCAAGAAACTGCTGAATGATCTGAACCAGGATTTATCTGAATGA
- a CDS encoding M56 family metallopeptidase has protein sequence MNALDFLSNPVANALGWTLLHAVWQGFALVLPIAVVLHLLRNQSSELRYRIGTLTLLSQLLVSAITFVWYYKPLADTFAPNAVSINAYALPIRWQDVAKTLPWPQQMQLFLENHLSQFVFIYLIGVALFGLRLAGGWLYLQRLIKTAMHPSTAVWMQLTERLRLTLDVRAVVQVRESSRIAVPMVVGVLKPVLLLPVALVTNLTTRQIEAILAHELAHIKRHDYAVNLLQSVVEVLYFFHPALWWLSARVREEREHCCDDLAVQACGGDGRILAQALARVEELRLTAVNSSPKLAMAFATNRQQLLHRVRRMLGVPSRPFISNGSLAGLTLATILLMSVSVYAVQKQDKPKHKISRPHPVSTRKHKIDSDSEYEMVDNQTLSRIIWKGHKLSAARIQKLQHILDQVMAGQLSLDDVSQPDRDILLTIIEKNNAFDQGMGALANGLAHIDYSNIVASALADVPLSPDGTVEGLAKVDYNNIIKDAFSSLAPSKSLLDSLDKQRLSHQRQLDSLSQLTAQRSKQMQTIHLQMEKLRFPIEELQRNQEVLNWRKDKLMEQRNALVEKHQKLLYNDGKQKLSQDDIEKQLATLEPEIKKLEGNMEALNKQFEAINAKEDEVKLPMEKLERESEQLEEQINKLSEEVDRHGDGMARLFPERLERLDRVEALESTERPLRIPRPPKPPRSVAPAAPSAPLHAMPALTPAPALAPMRSRVNVPKIPRTMPKPAVAPKPE, from the coding sequence ATGAACGCTCTTGATTTCTTATCCAACCCGGTTGCCAATGCACTTGGCTGGACGTTGCTCCATGCCGTTTGGCAAGGATTTGCGCTGGTATTACCCATTGCGGTAGTTTTACACCTTTTGCGTAACCAGTCGAGTGAGTTGCGCTACCGCATAGGAACGCTGACTCTGTTAAGCCAGTTGCTGGTTTCTGCCATAACATTCGTGTGGTATTATAAACCATTGGCGGACACTTTTGCCCCCAATGCGGTCTCTATAAATGCATATGCACTACCCATTCGCTGGCAAGATGTAGCGAAAACGCTGCCCTGGCCCCAGCAAATGCAGCTTTTTCTGGAAAATCATTTAAGCCAGTTCGTCTTTATTTACCTGATTGGTGTAGCCCTTTTTGGGTTGCGATTGGCTGGTGGCTGGCTCTATTTACAACGGCTGATAAAAACTGCCATGCATCCCTCAACAGCCGTCTGGATGCAACTTACCGAGCGACTTCGGTTAACGCTTGACGTTCGGGCTGTAGTCCAGGTGCGGGAATCGTCCCGTATTGCCGTGCCAATGGTTGTGGGTGTACTTAAGCCCGTTTTGTTATTGCCCGTTGCGCTGGTTACGAACCTGACAACGCGCCAGATAGAAGCTATTTTAGCCCATGAACTGGCGCACATTAAACGGCATGATTATGCCGTAAACCTATTGCAGTCGGTTGTGGAAGTACTTTATTTCTTCCATCCGGCTTTGTGGTGGCTGTCGGCGCGGGTACGTGAAGAGCGCGAACATTGCTGCGATGATCTGGCGGTGCAGGCTTGTGGTGGCGACGGGCGTATTCTGGCACAGGCGCTGGCTCGTGTTGAAGAATTGAGACTGACGGCAGTAAACTCGTCTCCTAAGCTCGCGATGGCATTTGCCACAAACCGCCAGCAACTATTGCATCGGGTACGGCGGATGCTGGGCGTGCCATCGCGACCGTTTATCTCAAATGGTAGTTTGGCGGGGTTGACCCTGGCAACGATTCTACTAATGAGTGTGTCCGTTTATGCGGTTCAAAAACAGGATAAACCTAAACACAAAATCAGTCGGCCACATCCGGTATCGACGCGCAAACATAAAATTGACAGCGATTCAGAGTATGAAATGGTCGATAATCAAACGCTAAGTCGTATTATCTGGAAAGGACATAAACTATCTGCTGCCCGCATACAAAAATTACAGCATATACTTGATCAGGTTATGGCCGGACAACTGTCGCTCGACGACGTTTCACAACCCGACCGGGATATCCTGTTAACGATTATCGAAAAAAATAATGCGTTCGATCAGGGCATGGGGGCATTGGCGAATGGCTTAGCGCATATCGACTATAGCAATATCGTTGCGTCGGCATTAGCGGATGTGCCGCTTAGCCCGGACGGAACGGTGGAAGGATTAGCCAAGGTTGATTATAACAACATTATTAAAGACGCTTTTTCTTCTTTGGCGCCCTCGAAATCGTTGCTCGATTCGCTCGACAAACAACGTCTCTCCCACCAACGCCAGCTAGACAGCTTAAGTCAGCTTACGGCTCAACGGTCAAAGCAAATGCAGACAATTCACCTCCAAATGGAAAAGCTCCGGTTTCCAATCGAAGAACTTCAGCGCAACCAGGAAGTACTCAACTGGCGGAAAGATAAACTGATGGAGCAACGTAACGCGCTGGTTGAAAAACACCAGAAACTACTGTATAACGATGGTAAGCAAAAACTAAGTCAGGACGACATCGAGAAGCAGTTAGCTACCCTTGAGCCGGAAATCAAAAAGCTGGAAGGTAATATGGAAGCATTGAACAAGCAGTTCGAAGCGATCAACGCAAAGGAAGACGAAGTTAAACTGCCGATGGAGAAATTAGAACGCGAATCGGAGCAACTGGAAGAGCAGATCAATAAACTTTCCGAGGAGGTTGACCGACACGGTGATGGCATGGCTAGACTATTTCCGGAGCGACTGGAGCGTTTAGATAGAGTGGAAGCGCTGGAGTCGACTGAGCGTCCTCTTCGCATACCCCGCCCACCAAAACCACCAAGAAGTGTGGCTCCGGCAGCACCTTCAGCACCCCTGCATGCAATGCCTGCGCTAACACCAGCCCCGGCTTTAGCACCAATGCGGAGCCGGGTGAATGTACCAAAAATACCTCGGACAATGCCGAAACCCGCCGTGGCACCAAAACCCGAGTAA
- a CDS encoding ferredoxin--NADP reductase: protein MANRYFLKVKDVDRETADAVTISFWHPISEEIRYQPGQFLTFLLNVNGQKVRRSYSMASSPHVDVSLSVSVKRVPGGLASNYLFDRIKPGDIIESLEPMGTFVPKLEPQNRRTIILIGAGSGITPLFSMAKSALHVEPNSRVWLIYGNRNQESIIYKDHLDAMEQAYGKSRFQVSHILSQPSPGWTGAEGRLNQHTLTKLFDQVPSADLKNASVYLCGPDGMMAEARAALSLVGVPTERVHKESYVSAPVAAGEVVEEPVTAADSGSPEVTILYEGSEYKFAVAPHQTILEAALDLDIDLPYSCQAGMCTACLGKCTSGKVKLDEEDGLSESELKAGYVLTCVAHPVGRDVVIEID from the coding sequence ATGGCAAATCGTTATTTTTTGAAAGTAAAAGACGTCGACCGGGAAACGGCCGACGCTGTAACAATAAGTTTCTGGCACCCCATCAGTGAAGAAATTCGGTATCAACCCGGTCAGTTTCTGACCTTCTTACTCAACGTCAATGGTCAAAAGGTGCGTCGGTCCTACTCAATGGCCTCATCGCCCCACGTTGATGTATCGTTATCTGTATCGGTAAAACGCGTGCCGGGCGGGTTGGCTTCCAATTATCTTTTTGACCGTATCAAGCCGGGCGACATTATCGAATCGCTGGAGCCGATGGGTACGTTTGTTCCCAAACTTGAACCGCAAAACCGCCGGACTATTATACTCATTGGTGCGGGTAGCGGCATTACACCGCTGTTTTCGATGGCTAAATCGGCGTTACACGTTGAGCCAAACAGCCGCGTATGGCTCATTTACGGAAACCGTAACCAGGAGTCTATTATTTACAAGGACCATCTGGATGCGATGGAACAGGCCTACGGAAAGTCGCGCTTTCAGGTAAGCCACATCCTGAGCCAACCCTCGCCGGGCTGGACAGGAGCCGAAGGTCGGTTAAATCAACACACGTTAACCAAACTGTTCGACCAGGTCCCCAGTGCCGACTTGAAGAATGCGAGTGTTTACCTCTGTGGTCCCGATGGCATGATGGCTGAGGCCCGTGCGGCTTTGTCGCTGGTGGGTGTTCCCACGGAGCGTGTCCATAAAGAGAGTTATGTCTCGGCGCCTGTTGCCGCTGGTGAAGTGGTTGAAGAGCCGGTTACAGCCGCCGACAGTGGTTCTCCCGAAGTGACGATTTTGTATGAAGGCAGTGAGTATAAGTTTGCCGTAGCTCCGCACCAGACCATTCTGGAGGCTGCTTTGGACCTGGATATTGACTTGCCTTATTCCTGTCAGGCGGGTATGTGTACAGCCTGCCTGGGCAAGTGTACGTCTGGTAAGGTAAAATTAGATGAAGAAGACGGCCTGTCAGAATCCGAATTAAAAGCCGGTTATGTGCTTACCTGCGTGGCGCACCCCGTTGGGCGAGACGTCGTTATTGAAATTGACTAA
- a CDS encoding N-acetylglucosamine kinase yields MLLIADSGSTKTDWRLVSDEGQILAIQTDGFNPYYQNAQQIAAVLEAQLLPHLNGALVTDVFYYGTGCTGPSVNHIIADGLQAVLPGLQTIEVNSDMLGAARAAVGHQAGIVCILGTGANACCYDGSEIIRGIQSLGFWLGDEGSGGYLGKTLVRDFFQERLPNELRDDFRLRYALDRATLLENAYQKPFPNRYFASFTPFLSDHLAHPYIDNLVTDAFTLFLTTYVKRFPEAEQWPVHFVGSIAYYFAEPLRQAVKQTGLTMGRINKAPADELVDFYKKR; encoded by the coding sequence ATGCTTTTAATCGCTGATAGTGGCTCAACTAAAACCGACTGGCGACTTGTTTCCGATGAAGGTCAGATCCTTGCTATTCAAACGGATGGCTTCAATCCATATTATCAAAATGCCCAACAAATAGCGGCTGTCTTAGAAGCGCAACTGCTGCCTCACCTAAACGGGGCGCTGGTAACAGACGTATTTTATTATGGAACAGGTTGCACTGGCCCATCGGTGAACCACATCATTGCCGATGGGTTACAAGCCGTATTGCCGGGTCTACAAACCATTGAGGTAAACAGCGATATGCTGGGAGCTGCCCGGGCTGCGGTGGGGCATCAGGCGGGCATTGTTTGTATTCTCGGAACAGGTGCCAATGCCTGTTGTTATGATGGCTCTGAAATTATCCGGGGTATTCAGTCGCTGGGTTTCTGGCTGGGCGATGAAGGAAGCGGTGGCTATCTTGGTAAAACGCTGGTTCGGGACTTTTTTCAGGAACGACTTCCCAATGAACTTCGCGACGATTTTCGGTTGCGTTACGCCCTCGATCGGGCAACGTTACTGGAGAACGCCTATCAAAAACCTTTCCCAAATCGCTATTTTGCCTCATTCACGCCCTTCCTGTCCGATCATCTGGCACACCCCTATATCGACAACCTTGTAACCGACGCATTTACACTTTTTTTGACAACCTACGTGAAGCGTTTTCCCGAAGCTGAACAATGGCCCGTTCATTTTGTAGGGTCAATTGCCTATTATTTTGCCGAGCCTCTGCGTCAGGCGGTTAAACAAACAGGCTTAACAATGGGTCGTATTAACAAAGCCCCTGCCGACGAGTTAGTTGATTTTTACAAAAAGAGGTAA
- a CDS encoding cytochrome b5 domain-containing protein, producing MPINEIPLPVYTRSQLALRNGQDRDEIWCAFNGIIYDLSASRLWRNGKHYEHWAGQDLTDELVDAPHTNGVFTRFTAVGKLI from the coding sequence ATGCCGATCAATGAAATACCGCTGCCTGTGTACACCCGTTCGCAGTTGGCCCTGCGTAATGGGCAGGATCGCGACGAAATCTGGTGCGCGTTTAATGGCATTATCTACGACCTGTCGGCCTCACGGCTTTGGCGAAATGGCAAGCATTATGAACACTGGGCCGGGCAGGATCTCACCGACGAACTTGTCGATGCACCCCACACCAACGGCGTTTTTACCCGATTTACCGCTGTTGGCAAACTAATTTAA
- the thiL gene encoding thiamine-phosphate kinase has translation MTDLNKIGEIGLIERIRQATTAPAHSETVRGIGDDAAVFDWGDNYGLLSTDMLVEGIHFDLTYVPLKHLGYKAVTFGVSDIAAMNGLPIQLTVSIGLSSRFPVEAIDELYEGIRAACEAYNVDLVGGDTTASRSGLIISVSVVGKVAKDQITYRNTAQANDVICVTGDLGAAYLGLQLLEREKQVYLADPNMQPSLSEERAYLVQRQLRPDARTDIVHELRDLGIRPTSMIDISDGLASELLHLCHQSGTGAVIFDENIPIDDQTHLAADEFKISPITAALNGGEDYELLFTVRPQEFEALSVNSRITAIGYMTANPAQIVLSTKAGQQTTIRAQGWNQ, from the coding sequence ATGACTGATCTCAATAAAATCGGTGAAATTGGCTTGATCGAGCGTATTCGGCAAGCAACAACAGCACCCGCTCATTCGGAAACGGTACGTGGTATTGGCGACGATGCCGCCGTATTCGACTGGGGCGACAACTATGGTTTACTCTCTACAGATATGCTGGTTGAGGGCATCCATTTCGATTTGACTTACGTTCCCTTAAAGCATCTGGGCTACAAAGCCGTCACCTTTGGCGTTTCGGATATTGCCGCCATGAATGGCCTACCTATTCAGCTAACGGTTAGTATTGGCCTTAGCAGCCGATTCCCGGTCGAAGCCATCGACGAATTGTATGAGGGAATTCGGGCAGCCTGCGAAGCCTATAACGTCGATTTAGTGGGGGGAGATACTACAGCCTCACGGTCGGGACTTATTATCTCGGTGTCGGTGGTGGGCAAAGTTGCCAAAGACCAGATTACATACCGTAACACCGCCCAGGCCAATGATGTCATTTGCGTTACCGGCGATTTGGGAGCGGCTTACCTGGGCCTTCAACTATTGGAACGCGAAAAGCAAGTCTATCTGGCCGACCCCAACATGCAGCCAAGCCTGTCTGAAGAACGGGCTTACCTGGTTCAACGTCAACTCCGCCCCGACGCCCGCACCGACATTGTTCACGAACTCCGCGATCTGGGTATTCGCCCTACATCAATGATCGACATTTCGGATGGTCTGGCTTCGGAATTGCTACACCTATGCCACCAGTCGGGTACGGGCGCAGTGATTTTCGATGAAAATATTCCCATTGATGACCAGACGCACCTTGCCGCCGACGAGTTTAAGATCAGCCCGATAACGGCGGCTCTGAATGGGGGCGAAGATTACGAACTCCTGTTCACTGTTCGTCCGCAGGAGTTTGAGGCACTATCCGTGAACTCAAGAATCACGGCAATTGGCTACATGACAGCGAATCCCGCCCAAATTGTACTGTCGACCAAAGCCGGTCAACAAACCACTATTCGGGCGCAAGGCTGGAATCAGTAA
- a CDS encoding cyclase family protein, which translates to MQKRVRFDFELYFTNGGSLKGEDFLLDIDGDDISDQALADYVIADLRLLMVGQTRILNKEIIIEAHKRAPTQETGQRSRLVDLSHTIEDGYEAGTEFQIGKIEMVTNTGTYLDCPFHRYENGKDLSEIGLDAFTDLEGTVIHVPHTDTLAITETHVHGYKVRNRAVLIHTGWAEFWNTEAYYENHPFLTAGAAAYLRDCGAKLVGIDSHNIDDTRGNSRPVHTTLLGAEVLIVEHLCNLSLLPTTGFTFSATPPKFKGVGTFPVRALAKVLIG; encoded by the coding sequence ATGCAAAAACGAGTTCGGTTTGATTTTGAGTTATACTTCACCAACGGCGGTAGCTTGAAAGGTGAAGATTTTCTGTTGGATATTGATGGCGACGACATCTCCGATCAGGCATTGGCTGATTATGTCATTGCTGATCTGCGTCTGCTCATGGTTGGCCAAACCAGGATTCTTAACAAAGAAATCATTATCGAAGCTCACAAGAGAGCCCCAACTCAAGAGACTGGGCAGCGAAGTCGGTTAGTCGATTTGAGTCATACGATTGAAGATGGTTATGAAGCTGGCACTGAGTTTCAGATTGGCAAAATTGAGATGGTAACCAACACCGGCACCTATCTGGATTGTCCTTTTCACCGGTATGAGAACGGTAAAGATTTGTCAGAGATTGGACTGGATGCATTCACCGACCTCGAAGGAACCGTAATTCATGTACCGCATACCGACACACTGGCCATTACGGAAACACACGTACACGGCTACAAAGTTAGGAATCGGGCAGTACTGATTCACACGGGCTGGGCTGAATTCTGGAACACCGAAGCCTATTACGAAAACCATCCGTTTCTAACAGCTGGTGCTGCAGCCTACCTGCGGGATTGTGGCGCAAAATTAGTTGGCATCGACTCGCACAACATTGACGACACGCGTGGCAACAGTCGTCCGGTACATACTACGTTGCTGGGGGCCGAGGTTCTGATTGTCGAGCATCTGTGCAACCTGTCTTTACTTCCCACAACTGGCTTTACGTTTAGTGCTACACCACCCAAATTCAAAGGCGTTGGTACGTTTCCGGTTCGGGCACTCGCGAAGGTTTTGATTGGTTGA
- a CDS encoding serine hydrolase, protein MGFKKLTSSCLAISLICLSAPWLSVFSQSRPTLPKLRQQIEQELSKQPGVFAVAFKDLSTGAEVLIREHEVFHAASTMKTPVMIEVYKQAAQHKLALTDTMTITTEFKSIVDGSPYSLHAEQDSDTSIYKAVGTKRTLAALVYNMIIISSNLATNMVIERVGAQNVTQTMRDLGARDIQVRRGVEDSKAFTKGLNNTTTAYDLMLIFEKIATGKAVSPEASKAMITTLLDQKFNDAIPGKLPKEVKVAHKTGSITGVRHDSGIVFLPDGRKYVVVLLSKDIKDDKATIETMATVSEMIYKYVK, encoded by the coding sequence ATGGGGTTCAAGAAATTGACATCGAGTTGTCTGGCTATCAGCCTGATTTGTTTATCGGCCCCTTGGCTATCCGTTTTCTCCCAATCCAGGCCAACACTCCCCAAACTGCGCCAGCAGATAGAGCAGGAGTTGAGTAAGCAACCCGGTGTTTTCGCCGTTGCGTTTAAAGACTTATCTACGGGTGCAGAAGTCCTGATTCGTGAACACGAGGTGTTTCATGCGGCCAGTACCATGAAAACACCGGTTATGATCGAGGTCTACAAGCAGGCCGCCCAGCATAAGTTGGCACTCACTGACACCATGACGATCACGACCGAGTTTAAAAGTATTGTAGATGGCAGCCCCTATAGCCTTCATGCCGAACAGGATAGCGATACCAGTATTTACAAAGCGGTAGGCACCAAGCGAACACTGGCGGCTTTGGTCTACAACATGATTATTATAAGCAGCAATCTAGCAACAAATATGGTTATTGAGCGGGTCGGGGCTCAAAACGTCACGCAAACCATGCGCGATTTGGGAGCCAGAGACATTCAGGTTCGGCGGGGTGTGGAAGATAGTAAAGCCTTTACCAAAGGACTAAACAACACAACGACCGCCTACGACCTGATGCTGATTTTTGAGAAGATTGCCACCGGTAAAGCGGTAAGTCCCGAAGCATCGAAAGCAATGATTACAACCTTACTGGATCAAAAATTCAACGACGCCATTCCCGGAAAGCTACCCAAAGAGGTAAAAGTAGCGCACAAAACAGGCTCTATTACTGGCGTTCGGCATGATTCGGGCATTGTGTTTCTGCCCGATGGCCGCAAGTATGTAGTCGTGCTTCTATCGAAGGATATTAAAGATGATAAAGCGACAATAGAAACAATGGCCACCGTTTCAGAAATGATCTATAAGTATGTAAAGTAA
- a CDS encoding mannose-1-phosphate guanylyltransferase: MNHTYVIIMAGGVGTRFWPFSRTSYPKQFHDVLGTGRTLLQQTADRFDGVCPSENIYIVTSSLYKDLCQQQLPQLTDDQVLCEPIARNTAPCIAYACYKIAQRDPEANIIVAPADHIILKEDEFKRTIQTALDATKAQNILVTLGIQPSRPDTGYGYIQYIPEAGKTGPLRVKTFTEKPHLELAQQFVESGEFVWNAGIFVWNVKSIINAFESYLPEVAEIFEEGNNAYYSEREKAFVAKAYSLTGSISIDNGVMEKADNVYVVLSDFGWSDLGTWKSLYEVSDKNDDFNVIDGHILLYDTKNCIIKTPKDRLVVVNGLDGYIVAEYDNVLMICRKEEEQKVKAFVADAKERGTEFV, from the coding sequence ATGAATCATACTTATGTAATAATCATGGCGGGGGGTGTCGGAACGCGGTTCTGGCCTTTCAGCCGTACAAGTTATCCGAAGCAATTTCACGACGTACTGGGCACAGGCCGGACATTACTTCAGCAGACTGCCGACCGTTTTGATGGGGTTTGCCCATCCGAAAATATTTATATCGTTACCAGCTCTCTTTACAAGGACCTTTGCCAGCAGCAACTTCCGCAATTGACCGACGATCAGGTATTGTGCGAACCCATTGCCCGCAACACGGCTCCCTGTATTGCTTATGCCTGTTATAAAATAGCCCAGCGTGACCCGGAAGCCAACATCATTGTTGCCCCCGCCGACCATATTATTCTGAAAGAAGACGAATTCAAACGGACTATTCAGACGGCACTTGATGCCACAAAGGCGCAGAATATTTTAGTGACCCTGGGTATTCAGCCAAGCCGCCCCGATACAGGATACGGCTATATCCAATATATACCGGAAGCGGGAAAGACGGGTCCCCTCCGGGTAAAGACATTTACCGAAAAGCCGCATCTCGAACTGGCTCAACAGTTTGTAGAAAGTGGCGAATTCGTCTGGAATGCAGGTATTTTTGTCTGGAACGTCAAGTCGATCATCAACGCATTTGAATCGTACCTGCCCGAAGTAGCCGAGATTTTCGAGGAAGGAAACAATGCCTATTACTCCGAACGTGAAAAAGCATTTGTCGCCAAAGCCTATTCGTTGACCGGAAGCATTTCCATCGACAACGGTGTGATGGAGAAAGCGGACAATGTATATGTTGTATTAAGCGACTTTGGGTGGTCAGATCTAGGAACCTGGAAATCACTCTATGAAGTGTCGGACAAAAACGACGATTTCAATGTGATTGATGGCCACATTCTGTTATACGATACCAAGAACTGTATTATCAAAACCCCCAAAGACCGTCTGGTGGTCGTAAATGGCCTGGATGGCTACATTGTAGCCGAGTATGATAACGTGCTGATGATTTGCCGGAAAGAAGAAGAGCAGAAAGTGAAAGCTTTCGTTGCCGACGCCAAAGAAAGAGGCACGGAGTTTGTTTAA